A window of the Arachis duranensis cultivar V14167 chromosome 5, aradu.V14167.gnm2.J7QH, whole genome shotgun sequence genome harbors these coding sequences:
- the LOC107488831 gene encoding putative protein FAR1-RELATED SEQUENCE 10 → MNEDDTNVESMFIDHGFDERYNIDSFEDIEMIEFWNIRDEDVCHFYFSDVETVFEFYNRYARTRGFSARKSGRTRKSRMSVLKLKNFVCYYEGFRPQNNYDIENVKKKSMPETRCGCSAMMEICLDAPSGCWFISYFSNEHNHPLLDPRLIGLLRGRRLMSDTDIGHMIK, encoded by the coding sequence ATGAATGAAGACGACACAAATGTGGAATCAATGTTTATCGATCACGGCTTCGATGAAAGGTATAACATTGATTCATTCGAAGACATTGAGATGATTGAATTTTGGAACATCAGAGATGAAGACGTATGCCACTTTTACTTTTCTGATGTCGAAACTGTATTTGAGTTCTATAATAGATATGCAAGGACAAGAGGTTTTAGTGCTCGAAAAAGCGGCAGGACTAGGAAGAGTCGTATGAGCGTACTtaagttgaaaaattttgtatGTTATTATGAAGGATTTAGACCACAAAATAATTATGACATTGAAAACGTTAAGAAGAAATCCATGCCAGAGACAAGGTGTGGCTGTAGTGCAATGATGGAGATTTGTTTAGATGCACCTAGTGGCTGTtggtttatttcttatttttctaatgaaCACAATCATCCGCTTCTGGATCCTCGGTTGATTGGATTGCTTCGTGGGCGTAGACTCATGTCCGATACTGATATTGGTCACATGATTAAATGA